The DNA sequence GCCCTCAAGGACTGCTCAGCTCCAGCATACACAGACACCTTGGAGGCTTTGGACATACATTTACAATTAATTCCATGAATGTCAGTGATTGCTTCATACCCATTTCCTTGGTCGCCCACGTGGTCGCTTCTCTCCAATGGGCTCTACTTTCtgcagaggaagagaaaaacgGTTGAAAACACAAATCCTGCGATTTTCTTTAGAGTATTGTAGTTTTTCAATCTTCAATCCAGCAGCCATATTTATTTGCTAGATACAGTTTCCTGTAGGTCAAGGGGGGAACACCCCTCTCAGGAGTGGCGCCATTTCCTTAATTGAAGAAACATTTTGTTGAATACTTTGATGGGGCTGTACAACTCCTGTTGGTAAAGTCAACAGTTGAAACAAAACTTCAGaatttagtgcaaaaaaaatgcAAGGGGTAGGAGATGTATGCATGTACAGTGCCTGCACAGATGAACAATATGCCAAATTAAAGTTTTCACAGGCATCAGCATGTGCAAAGTTTACTTGGCCTATCACAACCAagtaaaatgattttaaacaaTTAAAGAGGAACGTTTAAATTAATATTCGTAGagttcttttctttaaaatccGTCTCTTGTGAGAAATGTTCAGGTTGAAAACACAAAGGATGGATTTGTGTGATTTGCCATGTCTAATTGCAGGCTTATACATGAAATGCCTCTCTCTGCCATGTTGTAACAAGTTTAACAAGCTCAGTTGCCTGACAATAACACTTCCCCCTCAGAGCTAGTgatgaagaataaaaaaaaaagaatcttgtGAGTCTGATGTCTCctgacaaaacagaaaaatttcaaattatatttttagGCATATTTTTGTATGATTAGCCAAATAGTTGATCCACTACAAGCTGTGGATctatgatgatgatgtcacaccATCTACAGcaagttttctttattttatttttaaactacaGTGACACCCAATTTTTTATATGCACACAAATTTATGTCTAATTTTACAAGCAGCAAAACGATGACTATTGGTTGGTTTATATGTGAAAAGACTAATCAAAACATTCACGAGTCTATTGCCAGAAAATTGCTGATCTTTACAGTAAAATAAGTCTTTAAAGCTCAAAAGAAATTGTTGTCCAAGTCCACCCACTCTGATACTTCCCACCACTTATGTAATGTAATCGTTGTTCCTGACATGACAATGTTTTATTTGTCAGAATAATAACGCATGAGGCATAAAAACTGCAGTGATTTAACTTGAGcttgtctttctttctgtctttgttttgcaACCTCATATTTGCCCTTGTGATGGCTTCTTTGTAGCCACAAAAGtataattgaattaaattgtattacacacacaaaaaaacctcaCTAACACAGGTACATTGCAAAGTTAAGCCCACTAAGATTGCAAAGtctgaattattttttaaaaagtgcagacACTGCCACTAAACCCTAAGCATCTGCATCTATTTCAGCTTTCTTATTATGCCAATTTCAATTATGTAATGTTTGGTTATTTGAAAcgaattaactgtgataaaatTATACTCTGATCAGTTTCAACCTTCAGTGCAGTTCTGGGGCCTTTGTTCTTGCTGCCTTTTGGTCGTCCTCTTGGCCGCTTTGGAGTTGGTGGTCCAACAGGCTCCTGTGGAGAAACATTAGATGTGGATCTAGTAGATGTAAACACGCCATCGGCTCAGTAAGGCAAAGCTCATCACATTCATCGCTTAATAAATGGAGTTCtacctgctgctgtttcctTGGTCGACCTCTGCCCCTACGCTGAGGCTCAGGAGGTGACTGGGCAGTGCTTGGCTGAGGAGATGGCTCTTTGGTCCCACTGTTACTCATGCCTGCGTCTGTCCACCTGCTTCAAACTGTGTGGGCATCAAAGCCTGGAGCAGCGGCCTCGAGGGCTTAAAGAGGAGCAGAGTTGAGTATCAGGAGCTGGAGATGCGAGCAAAGGAACGTGGAAAAAATGACTAGTTTTGAATGCAGTGCAGCAATCGTCTCTGACAAATTTAGCATAATCAGCTCTATTATACCACTtcaaataattttctttttgcacAATTACCACAATGAGTTCCAATCAGTGCTTAATGACATCATTAACAGGATAATTCAGGATCACACAGGACTCTTTTCCAAGAGCAAGCGTGGGAACTGCTTATACATAAGCCTTGGCACCAGGTTCATCGGAACACAGACAGGGGTCTGGCAAATGCAAGGAAACATGAGAGTGGTGTGCAGAGACTAAAAGTAGCACAGATATTCACAACTCAATCTACCATCCAAAATCTGCATCTACTGTACTACACTCCCCACTTCCATCTGACCTCTGCTAGGCTTTGCATGTTGTACGTGTGGTGATgcgacatttttaaatgtaaaacttgTGCAACTCAGACAATGATTTGCAAGAAATGAAAGACGCCACATGCAATAACTTAATAAAAAGAATTGAAATTTACAGTTTGGAGCCTGTAGTGCAAAACTGGGAAATAAAGCTACAGCTATTTGGATAATGTAATAGTCATTTAATTTCTTATAGTAATGTGTAAGGTTTAGGTGAATATATTTGGTTTGGTCACTTTGGACATTTTATAGGTCCAAGAAAAAGGTAGATTTACAAAGTAAATCTGTAATCTCTAAATAGGCCTTTACAGCTGATTAACTGTCTACTCAATAAAATGGCGAGAAATGGCCTTCACAGCTCCTGCAGCCCTTCAGGACGTCTTCGTGTCGTTTGGACTGCATGACCAACATTCAGGTGGCTATAACGTTTGCATTTCTGcatgaaaactaaaaaaaaaaaaatcaattggtCAATTATTTTGTCGACTGACTTGTTTCAGCCCATCACGGGCCTGATTAATAGCACTGGTACTGTAAACATTGTATATTCCACTTTGATCACTGGTCGAACGATTTGTAAACGTGATGGATTTATTTCCATGGGTggaacaaacaataaataaccACTTAAAGCTGACTTTTGGTAATGTCCCAAGGTGGTCGCTTACCACAACGGGCAGCTCTGCGAGGAATGTGCCAAACACTAATTGCCAACACAGCCTATCAAAAACGGCCGCACCGAAGCAGGAAGTCGGAGTAATTTGAGAAATACGTCCTCGCTTGAAACGATTTAAAGCCAAACGAGACGCACGACGTCGTTTCGTCGCTTTTAAAACTCGTTTCCAAACAACTCAACAGGCGACGTGCACTTCTCTTGCAGCAGCAGTCCGTCCGCTCAACTAGTCCGCGTTTGGCAGTCAAGTACGGGACTGAATGTACTTTTTGCATATGGGCGGCAATTGCAACCATAAAAACACATTCTTTTACAGCGTTTACCAAGGTGCGCGAGGCGCTCCTGAAGCGAACCCGTGAGCCCAAAGCGTCGACTTGAGTTGGGTAACTGGCACATGCAAACGCCAAAACAACAGTCGAGCAACAGGCCAGCAGTGTTTTAAAGCGTAAAGTCGACGCTGACCAAACAACATCCCCCTGCTTCCATCACTTGCGCAATCGATCTCTAATGTGTTTGGGTTTTTGGACCGATAACAGGTTCGCCAAAGTGGATGAACCGTGTGCTATAAAGAGTTGGAggaagaaggaggaaaaaaaaaactttgccaAGGACAAAGGCAAGCAACACAGGTGCAAAACCTCTGCTTTCAAAAGCAGAACATACATTTAGGCTATAGGCTCCATGTTCTGGCTGAGCAATCCTGCCCATGCAGCCAGCGCCAAATAACAGAGGGAGCAGAGGCGGTTCGACTTACCTTAAGTTGGTTTGCAGTTTTACCTGGAagttcacacacactcactccacTTTGTGCTCCTGCACAACTATGAAAATCTTAGTGTATCGACCGTCTCATTGGCTGGAATGAAAGggtaatctctctctctctctcgctccctcgctctttctctctctctctccctccctcctcctaaTCGGAAATGTGTGTGATCCCCCCAGACGTCCAGTCACGAATACCCCAGATGCAGTATAGTGGGGGGttgtagcagagctgtatgcATTGCATACTTTCTCTATTAAAGCATGTTTCAAGAAAGAACGAGGGTAGGAGGGTTGAAACAGCGGACCCCGCCCCTAAAAGCTCCCTGGACCACCCACTTAAGAGGGAGAAAGACGGGCATCAGACAGGAGGGTCTGGTTCCGGGGTTCCCAAAGTGGGGTTTGGGGGCTGGGAAGTTCCCCAAAGAAGGGAGGAAAAGGTTCAGTTTGTTTCAGCAGAACAGAGTGGTGAGAGCAGACTGTCTGCACTGTTTCAAGCAAAAAGTTTCactctctgtccctctgttATCTCCCCACCTACAGTGCTAAGAGATGTTAACTGTGTCATAAAGGAATAAAACATCAAATAGAGTTTCAGAAGAACAAAGTTTGCTCAGCAGCACTATCATATACATTTTCTTTAGGGGAAAATGTAACCCCGGCTCAgctcatttaaaaaactgtGCTACATGCAAAGAGCATTTGAAGTCATCAGCAGAAAAACTTATAGAGCACGCAAAAAGTTGCGATTAGATGCAATCTTTGGATTTTGTATTCAAGTACTTTTAACAAGTGTAgcccagtttttaaaaaaaattatagaactgtttattttcaaataataataatgaaataataataagtcAACATGGAGCATTTTTAGATTAAAAGCTCcctttctgtgtggatttcTGCTTTACATGCTGCCTGAGtgcagctggaaaaaaaatcctaaaaataatatattttcaaGATGTAACTTTTTGAGTTTACACAAACTGATAAAATTGGATGGAAATGTTTGAACCACCGCAGTGAATACACATTCCAGGGGCAGCTGCTACTGCCACTGGACCGCTCATGGAGTCACGTCAGGTGAACACATTGGCGTGCGACCAAAATATAAAGctttaagttaaaaaaagatgaaGCACGGAGATTAGTTTGGGTGATTTGCAGTGTCACTTTCATCATGTAATTAATAAATACTTAAACTGAACATCTTGTGAaaccagattaaaaaaaagaattcaaccAAATGTAGCCTATATGTCTCAGGTTATTACCATAAAATgcacaaaagcaaaataaagaagaaaacatctgcattttttttttttcatggcagCATTTATTACAGATTTCAGTCGGGTTTCCCAGCAGCTTTTGTCAACAGTTACTAAGAACTGGTAGTCATATACAAATTTTCATTAGTCATCTACTATAAATATTACTAAATGAAAGTGAACAGGATGACTCTGAAATCACAACCGCCAGTCTGCTGTTTCCAAACACTCTATAGAACAGGAGCATAACTGGCCATCATCAGTTAGACAGGAACGCGGTCTAAGCTTTTCTCTTATCGGGTTCTatttctgcaaacaaatataaacataaaTCTTGGGATTATCTGAgatgaaaaaaagttttaagttttactGAGAAAGACAGAATGGGGGAGAAGGTAGAGGTAGGGGGAGGAGGTGGtattggtggtggtgggggggtgggAGGGGGGTCGCGAGAGAGAAattatgcgtgtgtgtgtgtcaatgtaTGAGAGAGTTCACTGGCCTTCCGCGGCGTGTGGTGTGTCTGAGATTCGGTTGGACTCT is a window from the Pelmatolapia mariae isolate MD_Pm_ZW linkage group LG5, Pm_UMD_F_2, whole genome shotgun sequence genome containing:
- the si:ch211-161c3.6 gene encoding high mobility group AT-hook 2b, producing the protein MSNSGTKEPSPQPSTAQSPPEPQRRGRGRPRKQQQEPVGPPTPKRPRGRPKGSKNKGPRTALKKVEPIGEKRPRGRPRKWPQKVVLEVTEEQQGASEEAEEGPSSSQAAAQEEGE